In Stomoxys calcitrans chromosome 2, idStoCalc2.1, whole genome shotgun sequence, the following proteins share a genomic window:
- the LOC106088290 gene encoding serine-rich adhesin for platelets, which produces MAASVTPTLCRTPKTPVSAIEASSNNATAAKDNDNICHNDNSDKKSCSSNNNNTAQKTTLNSQELCRSCGKTSEDLYELYHHPQYNHATTALPQSRNDETMPSPFTTSSTTCYGSRTDKELSVAAAAAAASLTSNSLTSNACPSNTTNVTTTAATFDSVAATAKATAKGQSNMENILQEMQIWHLQIKCNDGLPQRICAKCTAQFYMIHKFRRKCLKVQTQLRSLFEEELMQQQFQLKCQKEEQKRLLVVKEEQNDQQQPLQQSNEQEIVQTKEVATMPSELLMEHDAKSETITTTTSATSINPMENLTVVTSVEDVSATVTPANANNTKDQQQEQLKSTSVKDSVPSDINVDTLSETLTKDLPLVETDEELESQPITGTTSECCKNPQFGSDKTPATEPLAKRRKSNSEYDHHTESSPSQDKWQEIKIKPLYVPEKTTQSDNTCQFAKLTEDTRPDAAAAADAVKQRNEMLKRRTRKKLVLTRSKSTTPETGGSLPLTKAALKSYSSISTRASSSACKEVTPGIGPSLKCKRLENLLNDNADNNEELAKACAITFEDKPDSEAALNKQNALNVKKAHNEPVAKACANSSEDKPDSEKVLNKQDALNVKKSHNDDNNNNEKHDTRQISEDNSKNVSNNSSCESFKVNEKGHPLHKSRKISKMSLNSKILAKLDQPLPCEEKETMRRRRKCSRTPNTKSASQCSETRETSPSKLAFNSTLPKSPLSSKNAKRRRNPEELENKKTKSLSKDPEIDITQQHPTNKQPRLDGDSKMLLATNNQNSFFDKDKCNKKKDFSISTSKLLSKQCLNSASLRSTTFPSSSFVSLYSSTRPAAKKLLNESCKTLPMYDSTDIKWQHRRSQRLSSTSSTSSSSLLSSSSSSSSSGLSSTSDESDAGEVDDCDDDEVYYEANIYHRMSNNNNYRTPTNFWKTKAQMKVNLFATGHSSLMTAETTNSSAKHDLNTSTGFITEGLRSQSLDDDDANETDGNIKSSCFPFNTSLCLGDNKTCDNGIDADDEDEKDGNPAKVSIKKEEPEELPQKDVKLEKESQEEAATKNDSKLGIPMQDENSKQKPSTIVDEQPTTNTTTPMGSQSTNAASNHKPSVDNRRRPSMKLILQRRSSTRFTCLTKEEEYTRASTPPTSTSLSPVRKEKRKLCEEDIMDSKATLSDSAESQDIISHEDGGNQILPVSPGSNQEVESKRPPSATSQTENNEQQMKTNTEDEVQLLHIAKSPMLDDMDTGSNDETTDKLHKLTPNDTSESNGNSSGTDFPPLLKEAESSEQEKETALQEQKLVIRVPLASLTQHFKRMHLAKEKLQEDQNDHLKAENNNEKENSCKEILMETHGAPPVHAVDNEASSKEEDEGTTSQNPQGDIVAHINLDSDDELKTEDKMEVTPETLHKPIADSETTKISDTNKKVEEEPKNETSTAVQDTQPPFPAKGPQEDEAEEKLYLSEGTLKESASLIEYTTDRPIEKLEKQQEEGSPTEEESDSREANFDASPNLNELKEEVTDLTEENPKVPESFKPELHSDPAPPISTNSETVEHLNDAKLSSTSEISALHPDILELVQESESLTAGDGVKPFVGASSKITDFINNFQANCINSPDVAESEINSMDVLPHLTHPSNNPNLSAEIRDVEDTLNGILNEMHDRDMYTPRSGENEDFLAHSSIYSPMTDAPTTPSQSLYAESPRTVNSNPMSLSPFIPSHMDYNAMTPQSSHSSCMSGHTNTTITSSINSTSSQQSGGVSSDHLPSYTDCFAGEESTQSELIGFQNDIPCFENIELNANGEPTNADMGEMSNDDEAVVNQATSKEYSNIDLLESLDKTNETDLAEFPTEGALQPGTSSALPDLVGIVPAAVENAASAMENADSENLAAPNLTEKEDVSTEQHANEAMPTTEMDITQAKAHDINATNDDVSEPVIQYEAEPNTAPTVIDITDSSEQYEPPEDPNAATIIQTDMNLTSGEPALMHQQYVLTTTPHGPVFITTPQEIPQPAQSQNLQYVTLDGSSATSELSWPNQATPPAAATYFVNTSGEIFLSNPAFNTLVVPPPQQTPPVAADNYVQVYQGHHAAPPQQQQQQQHQQSQQQNPNNTFVMVVNNLATGEQQYIANPTANSTVLLQTQMPSNYISNSSCQNHSNQDVITNENVVNPFSVNTSTPAQHASVSVDPCNEEEQETERSAAPSSPPSQRETTRQGVQKLLQQKIQQKPLLPRASTSSPNPVRIPLRSQKISLICRFCHKRPKFTNNVDYSNHIITMHPAEKPYNCDYCPKHFQRRSERQDHVAQVHGSRYQCAQCGVSFCAQRALDFHLQKFHASSMPCAIPPRIAAVAPTQQILSTSTSTSSASSSALAVNHLQHNSTSTSSSTSLSSAASSQSSAYNLLHSAAQRQRLVRVAEEKMHNAQHHSENEEEGSKHKNHGSNNKYSFDSQLDIADGTTVTAPHRHHHHQTKQLHHQQQQQYYKQQPTRKLCCPDCDGDDDSCCSVKNNLQNNHKQLFNHHQQQQQFIGGNLNDGVHNTMISIEQTEPDSTTTLRHFRKASLKSLASSEGMNCSGGNNYLPYSSCPYDSGNKRCVPSANATTQYYTVGKYVSRDYNCHLCEDSFATANALRKHRNVVHNNHCTMPFVCSICKRGFRLRNALQRHMETHDAEGRPYGCNICQVRFPRPSQLTLHKLTVHKFEKVHTCDECGKQFGTESSLKAHEKVAHEANSMPLPFACVYLEEPKYEQPNITNN; this is translated from the exons ATTAAATGTAATGATGGCCTGCCTCAAcgcatatgtgcaaaatgtacAGCGCAATTCTATATGATTCataaatttcgacgaaaatgCCTTAAAGTACAGACACAATTGCGTAGCCTGTTTGAGGAAGAGCTCATGCAGCAACAGTTTCAACTTAAATGTCAAAAGGAAGAACAAAAACGGCTACTAGTGGTGAAAGAAGAGCAAAATGATCAACAACAACCATTACAACAGAGTAATGAACAAGAAATAGTACAAACAAAGGAGGTTGCGACTATGCCTAGTGAGTTGTTGATGGAACACGATGCAAAATCAGAAACAATAACCACAACAACGTCTGCAACTTCCATAAACCCTATGGAAAATCTTACAGTAGTTACAAGTGTTGAAGATGTTTCAGCTACCGTTACACCGGCAAATGCAAACAACACCAAAGATCAACAACAAGAGCAGCTTAAATCAACTTCAGTGAAAGATTCTGTACCTTCAGACATTAATGTGGATACTTTAAGTGAAACTTTAACTAAGGATCTGCCTTTAGTGGAAACTGATGAGGAACTAGAATCCCAGCCAATAACGGGGACCACAAGTGAATGTtgtaaaaatccacaatttggTAGTGATAAAACACCAGCAACAGAACCCTTGGCCAAGAGACGAAAGAGTAACAGCGAATATGACCACCATACAGAAAGTTCACCGTCACAAGACAAATggcaagaaatcaaaatcaaacCCTTATATGTTCCTGAAAAAACCACACAAAGTGATAATACCTGCCAATTTGCAAAATTAACCGAAGATACCAGACCGGATGCCGCCGCTGCTGCCGATGCTGTCAAGCAACGCAATGAAATGCTTAAACgaagaacaagaaaaaaactGGTGTTAACACGCAGTAAGAGTACTACTCCAGAAACTGGTGGTTCTCTGCCACTGACCAAAGCTGCTTTGAAATCATATTCAAGCATATCAACAAGAGCAAGCTCATCGGCATGTAAAGAAGTCACACCAGGAATTGGACCAAGCCTAAAATGCAAACGTTTGGAAAACTTATTAAACGATAATGCAGACAACAATGAGGAATTGGCAAAAGCATGTGCCATCACTTTTGAAGATAAACCGGACTCTGAAGCAGctctaaataaacaaaatgctCTAAATGTCAAAAAGGCCCATAACGAGCCAGTGGCAAAGGCATGTGCCAACTCTTCTGAAGATAAACCAGACtcagaaaaagttttaaataaacAAGATGCTCTAAATGTCAAAAAATCTCATAACgatgacaataacaacaatgaaAAACATGATACTCGCCAAATTAGTGAGgataatagcaaaaatgtttcaaataacAGCAGCTGTGAGAGCTTTAAGGTTAATGAAAAAGGCCATCCATTGCACAAATCAAGAAAAATCTCCAAAATGtctttaaattcaaaaattttggcaaaattggatcaGCCTTTACCTTGTGAAGAAAAAGAAACAATGCGGCGAAGAAGAAAGTGCTCAAGAACCCCAAATACCAAATCCGCTTCTCAATGTTCTGAGACCAGAGAAACTTCACCCTCCAAACTTGCCTTTAATTCTACTTTACCCAAGTCTCCTTTATCCAGCAAAAACGCTAAAAGAAGACGAAACCCAGAAGAATTggaaaataagaaaacaaaatcaCTTTCTAAGGATCCGGAAATAGATATCACTCAACAGCACCCTACTAACAAACAACCAAGACTAGATGGTGACTCAAAAATGTTGTTGGCAACAAATAATCAGAACTCATTTTTTGATAAGGATAAGTGCAATAAGAAGAAAGATTTTTCCATTTCGACCAGTAAATTGCTAAGCAAGCAATGTTTGAATTCCGCTTCTTTGAGATCCACAACATTTCCCTCGTCATCCTTTGTCTCTTTATACTCATCAACTCGTCCTGCCGCCAAGAAGTTATTGAACGAGAGCTGCAAAACTCTGCCAATGTATGATAGCACCGATATAAAATGGCAGCATAGAAGATCTCAACGTCTTTCCTCCACATCTTCAACTTCTTCTTCCTCGTTATTGTCGTCTTCGTCATCCTCATCGTCTTCCGGTTTGTCAAGTACCTCGGATGAGTCCGATGCCGGGGAAGTGGATGattgtgatgatgatgaggtATATTATGAGGCTAATATATACCACCGTATGTCCAATAACAACAATTATCGCACACCCACAAATTTCTGGAAAACAAAAGCTCAAATGAAGGTCAATTTATTCGCCACTGGGCATAGTTCGTTGATGACTGCAGAGACAACCAACAGCTCTGCAAAGCATGATCTAAACACATCTACTGGTTTCATTACCGAAGGTCTTCGCTCGCAAAGCCTGGATGACGATGATGCTAATGAAACAGATGGAAACATCAAGTCCTCTTGCTTCCCTTTCAACACTTCCCTATGCCTTGGTGACAATAAAACATGTGATAATGGTATCGATGCCGATGATGAAGATGAAAAGGATGGTAATCCTGCCAAGGTTAGCATCAAAAAGGAAGAACCTGAAGAGTTGCCGCAAAAAGATGTAAAACTGGAAAAGGAATCCCAAGAAGAAGCGGCAACTAAGAATgattctaagttaggaattcccatGCAAGACGAAAATAGCAAACAGAAGCCGTCAACAATTGTAGATGAGCAGCCTACCACTAACACTACAACGCCCATGGGGTCCCAAAGTACCAATGCGGCCAGCAACCACAAACCATCAGTAGATAATCGCCGTCGCCCTAGCATGAAATTAATTTTACAACGCCGTAGCAGCACACGCTTCACTTGCCTTACCAAAGAAGAAGAATACACTAGGGCATCAACACCACCAACCTCCACTTCATTGTCGCCCGTGCGTAAGGAAAAACGTAAGCTTTGTGAAGAGGATATCATGGACTCCAAAGCAACTCTCTCAGACTCAGCAGAAAGTCAGGATATAATCTCACATGAAGATGGTGGAAACCAGATTCTTCCTGTTTCACCAGGGAGCAACCAAGAAGTGGAGAGCAAAAGACCACCATCAGCAACTAGCCAAACAGAAAACAATGAACAACAAATGAAAACCAATACTGAGGATGAGGTTCAATTGTTGCATATTGCCAAAAGCCCAATGTTGGATGATATGGATACAGGCAGTAATGATGAAACTACAGATAAACTTCATAAATTAACTCCTAATGACACGTCAGAGAGTAATGGCAACAGCTCTGGTACCGACTTCCCACCCCTATTAAAAGAAGCCGAATCCAGTGAACAGGAAAAGGAAACTGCTTTGCAAGAGCAAAAACTGGTGATTCGAGTGCCATTGGCTTCATTAACTCAGCACTTTAAAAGAATGCATTTAGCCAAGGAAAAGCTGCAGGAAGATCAAAATGATCACCTGAAAGCAGAAAACaacaatgaaaaagaaaattcctGTAAGGAAATTTTAATGGAAACTCATGGCGCGCCGCCAGTTCATGCTGTTGACAACGAAGCCTCTTCGAAGGAAGAGGATGAAGGCACCACCAGTCAAAACCCCCAGGGAGATATTGTTGCACATATCAACCTTGACTCAGATGATGAATTGAAAACTGAAGACAAGATGGAGGTAACTCCTGAAACACTACACAAGCCAATTGCAGACTCGGAAActacaaaaataagcgatacGAACAAAAAAGTTGAAGAAGAGCCCAAAAATGAAACTTCGACTGCAGTACAAGATACGCAGCCTCCTTTTCCAGCAAAAGGTCCACAAGAAGATGAAGCTGAAGAGAAATTGTATCTCAGTGAAGGTACCCTAAAGGAATCCGCATCACTTATTGAGTATACAACCGATCGACCAATTGAAAAATTAGAGAAACAGCAAGAAGAGGGTTCCCCAACAGAAGAAGAGTCAGACAGCAGGGAAGCGAACTTTGATGCCAGCCCAAACCTTAATGAGCTGAAAGAAGAGGTCACTGACCTAACTGAAGAAAATCCCAAAGTTCCTGAGAGTTTTAAGCCGGAATTGCATTCTGACCCAGCTCCTCCCATCTCAACTAACTCTGAAACAGTTGAGCATCTTAATGACGCCAAATTATCTTCTACTTCGGAAATCAGTGCATTGCATCCGGATATATTGGAACTGGTACAGGAATCTGAGTCATTGACAGCAGGCGATGGCGTAAAACCATTTGTTGGAGCTTCCTCGAAAATAACGGAtttcataaataattttcaagccAACTGCATTAATTCGCCTGATGTTGCCGAAAGCGAGATAAATTCCATGGATGTTCTGCCACATCTTACCCATCCATCGAACAACCCTAATTTGAGTGCAGAAATAAGGGATGTGGAAGATACCCTCAATGGCATTCTAAATGAAATGCACGATCGTGATATGTACACCCCCAGATCAGGTGAGAACGAAGATTTTCTAGCCCACTCCTCCATTTATTCGCCAATGACAGATGCCCCCACCACACCATCCCAAAGCTTGTATGCCGAAAGTCCCCGTACTGTAAATAGCAATCCCATGTCTCTTAGTCCCTTCATACCATCGCATATGGACTATAACGCCATGACACCCCAAAGTAGCCACAGCAGTTGCATGAGTGGCCATACCAACACGACCATCACTAGTAGCATAAATAGCACCAGTAGTCAGCAAAGTGGTGGGGTGTCAAGTGATCATTTACCTTCCTACACAGACTGTTTTGCGGGTGAGGAGAGCACCCAATCCGAGTTAATTGGTTTCCAAAATGATATACCTTGCTTTGAGAATATTGAATTGAATGCCAATGGGGAGCCCACCAACGCAGATATGGGCGAAATGTCAAATGATGATGAGGCGGTGGTTAATCAAGCGACAAGCAAagaatattcaaatatagatctATTGGAGTCATTGGATAAGACCAATGAAAcagatttggcagaatttcCAACAGAGGGTGCCTTACAGCCTGGAACATCAAGTGCCTTGCCAGATCTGGTTGGAATTGTACCCGCTGCTGTGGAGAATGCAGCAAGTGCAATGGAAAATGCAGACAGTGAAAACTTGGCAGCACCAAACCTTACCGAAAAAGAAGATGTCTCCACTGAACAACATGCAAACGAAGCCATGCCAACCACGGAAATGGACATAACCCAAGCTAAGGCACATGACATCAATGCAACAAATGATGATGTCTCCGAACCTGTCATCCAATATGAGGCTGAACCTAACACAGCTCCCACCGTGATCGATATCACCGACTCCTCGGAGCAATATGAGCCGCCAGAAGATCCCAATGCCGCAACCATTATACAAACAGATATGAATTTAACCTCCGGCGAGCCAGCTTTAATGCATCAACAATATGTGCTCACAACTACACCACATGGTCCTGTATTTATTACCACTCCCCAGGAGATTCCCCAACCAGCTCAATCGCAAAATCTGCAATATGTTACCTTGGATGGCAGCAGTGCAACTTCCGAATTGAGTTGGCCCAATCAAGCGACACCGCCGGCAGCGGCCACCTATTTTGTAAATACCTCGGGTGAAATTTTTCTCAGTAATCCCGCTTTCAATACTCTGGTGGTGCCGCCGCCACAGCAAACGCCCCCAGTAGCGGCGGACAATTATGTACAAGTATATCAAGGACATCATGCGGCACCGcctcaacagcagcagcagcagcaacatcagCAGTCACAGCAACAAAATCCAAACAATACTTTTGTCATGGTGGTGAACAATTTGGCCACGGGCGAGCAACAGTACATTGCTAATCCAACGGCCAACTCGACAGTTCTATTGCAAACGCAAATGCCCTCCAACTACATCAGTAATTCATCTTGCCAGAACCATAGCAATCAGGACGTCATTACAAATGAAAATGTTGTGAACCCATTCTCTGTAAATACCTCTACTCCTGCCCAGCATGCCTCTGTGTCGGTGGACCCCTGCAACGAAGAAGAACAGGAAACGGAAAGATCTGCTGCACCATCTTCTCCACCATCACAGCGAGAAACTACACGCCAAGGCGTACAAAAACTTTTGCAACAGAAGATCCAACAGAAACCTTTACTGCCACGAGCTTCAACATCATCGCCTAATCCAGTGCGAATTCCTTTGCGTTCCCAGAAGATAAGTCTCATCTGTCGATTTTGCCACAAAAGGCCAAAGTTCACCAACAATGTGGACTATAGCAACCACATCATCACCATGCATCCGGCCGAGAAACCCTATAACTGTGATTATTGTCCCAAACATTTTCAACGGCGCAGTGAACGTCAGGATCATGTGGCCCAAGTTCATGGCTCCCGTTACCAATGTGCCCAATGCGGGGTGAGCTTTTGTGCACAGCGCGCATTGGACTTCCATTTGCAAAAGTTTCATGCCTCATCGATGCCATGTGCCATTCCTCCGCGGATAGCAGCAGTAGCTCCAACACAACAGATACTGTCAACATCAACATCCACGTCGTCTGCATCCTCCTCAGCACTTGCAGTAAATCATTTGCAGCATAACTCCACCTCTACTAGCTCCTCAACTTCGTTGTCGTCGGCCGCATCCTCTCAGTCGTCCGCATACAATTTGTTACACTCGGCGGCTCAACGCCAACGATTGGTTCGCGTAGCTGAGGAAAAGATGCATAATGCTCAACACCACAGCGAAAATGAGGAAGAAGGAAGCAAGCATAAAAACCacggcagcaacaacaaatacT CTTTCGATTCGCAATTGGATATAGCGGATGGAACTACAGTTACTGCCCCCCAtcgccaccaccatcatcagaCAAAACAACtacaccaccaacaacaacaacaatattataAACAACAACCGACACGTAAATTGTGTTGTCCCGATTGCGATGGCG ATGACGACAGTTGCTGCTCCgtgaaaaataatttacaaaataaCCACAAACAATTATTtaatcatcatcagcagcagcaacaatttATCGGTGGCAATCTAAATGATGGAGTTCACAACACCATGATTTCTATTGAGCAAACGGAACCAGATTCCACCACCACGTTAAGGCATTTTCGTAAAGCTTCACTAAAATCCCTAGCTAGCAGCGAAGGCATGAATTGTTCCGGCGGCAACAATTATCTTCCCTATTCTAGTTGCCCCTATGATAGCGGCAATAAACGCTGTGTACCATCTGCAAATGCAACAACTCAATATTATACAGTTGGAAAATATGTGTCACGTGATTACAACTGTCATTTGTGTGAAGATTCGTTTGCCACAGCCAACGCATTGCGCAAACACCGTAATGTGGTGCACAACAATCATTGCACCATGCCGTTTGTATGCTCGATCTGTAAAAGAGGTTTCCGGCTTCGCAATGCCTTGCAGCGTCACATGGAAACGCATGATGCTGAGGGTCGTCCCTACGGCTGCAACATCTGTCAAGTACGCTTTCCCAGACCCTCGCAATTGACGCTGCACAAATTGACGGTTCACAAATTCGAAAAAGTCCACACATGTGATGAGTGTGGCAaacaatttggcacagaaagtTCACTGAAGGCACATGAGAAGGTGGCTCATGAAG ccaACTCCATGCCTTTACCCTTTGCATGTGTCTATTTGGAGGAACCAAAATATGAACAGCCAAATATAACAAATAATTAG